A single window of Streptomyces aquilus DNA harbors:
- a CDS encoding ABC transporter substrate-binding protein, translating into MRVRTTAAVASLVLLTGCGAADMTKQASPFANAQGSKTVTLSVQSWVGAQANVAVAQYLLEHELGYRVDTVQVDEVPAWDALSQGRVDAILEDWGHPEQEQRYVDDKKTITRGGELGVTGHIGWYVPTYFAKQHPDVTNWKNLDKYADLMRTAESGGKGQLMDGSPSYVTNDKALVANLDLDYQVVFAGSEAAQITQIRQFAKEKKPFLTYWYAPQWLFKKVPMTEVKLPAYKEGCDADPAKVACAYPHTPLEKYLNSDFARSGGKAAAFLKKFRWTTEDQNEVALMIADQKLTPEQAAKKWVEGHESTWRTWLS; encoded by the coding sequence ATGCGCGTACGTACCACCGCTGCCGTGGCCTCACTGGTGCTCCTGACCGGCTGCGGCGCCGCCGACATGACCAAACAGGCCTCGCCGTTCGCCAACGCCCAGGGCTCGAAGACGGTGACCCTCTCCGTCCAGTCCTGGGTCGGCGCCCAGGCCAACGTGGCCGTCGCCCAGTACCTCCTGGAGCACGAGCTCGGCTACCGCGTCGACACCGTGCAGGTCGACGAGGTCCCCGCCTGGGACGCGCTCAGCCAGGGCCGGGTCGACGCGATCCTGGAGGACTGGGGCCACCCCGAACAGGAACAGCGCTACGTCGACGACAAGAAGACCATCACGCGCGGCGGCGAACTCGGCGTGACCGGGCACATCGGCTGGTACGTCCCCACGTACTTCGCCAAGCAGCACCCGGACGTCACCAACTGGAAGAACCTCGACAAGTACGCCGACCTCATGCGCACCGCGGAGAGCGGCGGCAAGGGCCAGCTCATGGACGGCTCCCCGTCGTACGTCACCAACGACAAGGCGCTCGTGGCGAACCTGGACCTGGACTACCAGGTCGTCTTCGCCGGCTCCGAGGCCGCCCAGATCACCCAGATCAGGCAGTTCGCCAAGGAGAAGAAGCCCTTCCTCACCTACTGGTACGCGCCGCAGTGGCTGTTCAAGAAGGTCCCCATGACCGAGGTGAAGCTCCCCGCCTACAAGGAGGGCTGCGACGCCGACCCGGCGAAGGTCGCCTGCGCCTATCCGCACACCCCGCTGGAGAAGTACCTCAACTCCGACTTCGCCCGCTCCGGCGGGAAGGCAGCGGCCTTCCTGAAGAAGTTCCGGTGGACGACCGAGGACCAGAACGAGGTCGCCCTGATGATCGCCGACCAGAAGCTGACGCCGGAGCAGGCGGCGAAGAAGTGGGTCGAGGGCCATGAGTCGACGTGGCGGACGTGGCTGTCCTGA
- a CDS encoding carboxymuconolactone decarboxylase family protein, translating into MTARTRLLDTSVAQAMSTLSAAAKRGLGDPALAELVVIRASQLNHCAFCLDMHLRIAREHGVPERQLDLLAAWEEAEGVFDERERAALALTEAMTVLTGGTSQAFGSGGGFVPDAVYESAPKHFDDTELAHLIGLVVAINNWNRVMVSRRVPPGGHTP; encoded by the coding sequence GTGACGGCGCGTACGCGGCTGTTGGACACGTCGGTCGCGCAGGCCATGTCCACGCTCAGCGCCGCCGCGAAGAGAGGCCTCGGGGACCCCGCGCTCGCCGAACTCGTCGTGATCCGGGCCTCGCAGCTCAACCACTGCGCGTTCTGCCTCGACATGCATCTGCGCATCGCCCGCGAACACGGGGTGCCGGAGCGGCAGTTGGATCTGCTGGCCGCCTGGGAGGAGGCCGAGGGGGTCTTCGACGAGCGGGAGCGGGCGGCGCTCGCGCTGACGGAGGCGATGACCGTCCTCACCGGGGGCACCTCCCAGGCTTTCGGCTCTGGGGGAGGGTTCGTGCCGGACGCGGTGTACGAGAGCGCCCCCAAGCACTTCGACGACACGGAACTCGCCCATCTGATCGGGCTGGTCGTCGCCATCAACAACTGGAACCGGGTGATGGTGAGCCGACGCGTCCCGCCGGGAGGTCACACACCATGA
- a CDS encoding carboxymuconolactone decarboxylase family protein translates to MTTHTDDRTPTDRTGHATVGYAPEHTPRLAWAEQAPEVFKAMIRLDAAARKGLDPKLLELVKVRASQINHCALCVDMHSKDALAAGESVERIVQLSAWEESEHFYTERELAALALTEAVTVLTDGFVPDAVYERAAAHFEDAELAQLIAAITVINAWNRFGVTCRLVPGHYQPGHK, encoded by the coding sequence ATGACGACGCACACCGACGACAGGACACCCACCGACCGCACCGGCCACGCCACCGTGGGCTACGCCCCCGAGCACACCCCGCGCCTCGCCTGGGCCGAGCAGGCGCCCGAGGTCTTCAAGGCGATGATCCGGCTCGACGCCGCCGCCCGGAAGGGCCTCGACCCGAAGCTGCTGGAGCTGGTGAAGGTCCGCGCCTCGCAGATCAACCATTGCGCGCTCTGCGTCGACATGCACAGCAAGGACGCGCTGGCGGCGGGCGAGAGCGTGGAGCGGATCGTGCAGCTCAGCGCGTGGGAGGAGTCGGAGCACTTCTACACCGAGCGGGAGCTGGCGGCGCTGGCGCTGACGGAGGCCGTGACGGTGCTGACCGACGGGTTCGTGCCGGACGCGGTGTACGAGCGGGCGGCGGCGCACTTCGAGGACGCCGAGCTGGCGCAGCTGATCGCGGCGATCACGGTGATCAACGCGTGGAACCGGTTCGGGGTGACCTGCCGGCTCGTGCCCGGGCACTACCAGCCGGGCCACAAGTGA
- a CDS encoding isocitrate lyase/PEP mutase family protein — MSKVEIFRRLHRRRAADDPLVLPGPWDAASARVFAEAGYPALATPSAGVAASLGHEDGQTPADEMFAAVTRITRAVDVPVSADVEDGYGLAPKELVERLLEAGAVGCNLEDSNGGVLKDPHQHAEWLAEVRYAAGGELFVNARIDTFLHGDGDPEQAIERAALYTAAGADCVYPITAPADVLPLLRSGIHGPVNVFAKVGTGPSPAELGELGATRVTFGPGLQRRAAAILHELVQEMG; from the coding sequence ATGAGCAAGGTCGAGATCTTCCGTCGGCTCCATCGGCGCCGGGCCGCCGACGATCCGCTCGTGCTCCCGGGGCCGTGGGACGCCGCCAGCGCCCGGGTGTTCGCCGAGGCCGGCTACCCGGCGCTCGCGACGCCCAGCGCGGGGGTCGCCGCCTCGCTGGGCCATGAGGACGGGCAGACCCCGGCCGACGAGATGTTCGCGGCGGTCACGCGGATCACCCGGGCCGTGGACGTACCGGTGTCGGCGGACGTCGAGGACGGGTACGGGCTGGCTCCCAAGGAGCTGGTCGAGCGGCTGCTGGAGGCGGGTGCCGTGGGCTGCAACCTTGAGGACTCCAACGGGGGTGTCCTCAAGGACCCGCACCAGCATGCCGAGTGGCTCGCCGAGGTGCGCTACGCGGCCGGGGGCGAGCTCTTCGTCAACGCCCGTATCGACACCTTCCTGCACGGCGACGGCGATCCCGAACAGGCCATCGAGCGGGCCGCGTTGTACACGGCAGCGGGCGCCGACTGCGTGTATCCGATCACCGCCCCGGCGGATGTACTGCCGCTGCTGCGGTCCGGGATCCACGGGCCGGTGAACGTGTTCGCGAAGGTCGGCACGGGCCCCTCGCCCGCCGAACTCGGCGAACTCGGGGCCACGCGGGTCACGTTCGGGCCGGGGTTGCAGCGGCGGGCGGCCGCGATCCTCCATGAGCTCGTCCAGGAAATGGGCTGA